A genomic region of Deltaproteobacteria bacterium contains the following coding sequences:
- a CDS encoding hemerythrin domain-containing protein yields the protein MKITDALLGEHGVLYVLFDHAEENLAKTTTTDDVVRLTGAFIESLITHAKIEEEYLFPAMEQKMGPMGPLAVMRAEHEEIEGTLVRLPSLGDAKSMVDAARHAIAVARDHFIKEEQVLFPMAENVLGESALLDLGRVWADKRRVAIR from the coding sequence GTGAAGATCACCGATGCCCTGCTTGGCGAGCACGGAGTGCTCTACGTCCTCTTCGACCACGCCGAGGAAAACCTCGCAAAGACCACCACGACCGACGACGTGGTGCGGCTGACCGGCGCCTTCATCGAATCGCTCATCACGCACGCCAAGATCGAGGAGGAGTACCTCTTCCCGGCCATGGAGCAGAAGATGGGGCCCATGGGCCCGCTGGCCGTGATGCGGGCGGAGCACGAGGAGATCGAGGGCACCCTCGTTCGCCTCCCGTCCCTCGGCGACGCGAAGTCCATGGTGGACGCCGCCCGGCACGCTATCGCGGTCGCACGCGACCACTTCATCAAGGAGGAGCAGGTCCTCTTCCCGATGGCCGAGAACGTGCTCGGCGAGAGCGCGCTCCTCGACCTCGGCCGCGTCTGGGCCGACAAGCGCCGCGTCGCGATTCGGTAG
- a CDS encoding GNAT family N-acetyltransferase has translation MSLERSDWIIRTLKEQDLPRLVKIDHQITGRSRQLWYEGKLRRALRDTDVQISLGAERDGVLAGALLASLHYGEFGVPEPVAVLDTMLVDRSFARQGVASALLEQLVKNLRGLRIEQVRTEVAWDQQELLSFFKDAGFAPLPRLVLSLDVNRFSERPPKGE, from the coding sequence GTGAGTCTCGAGCGAAGCGACTGGATCATTCGAACGCTGAAGGAGCAGGACCTGCCGCGGCTGGTGAAGATCGACCACCAGATCACCGGCCGCAGCCGCCAGCTCTGGTACGAAGGTAAGCTCCGGCGCGCGCTCCGGGACACCGACGTGCAGATCTCCCTCGGCGCCGAGCGGGACGGAGTCCTGGCCGGGGCGCTCCTGGCCTCGCTGCACTACGGCGAGTTCGGCGTTCCCGAGCCGGTGGCGGTCCTGGACACGATGCTCGTGGACCGCTCGTTCGCACGGCAGGGGGTGGCGAGCGCGCTCCTCGAACAGCTCGTGAAGAACCTGCGCGGCCTGCGCATCGAGCAGGTCCGCACCGAGGTGGCCTGGGATCAGCAGGAGCTCCTGAGCTTCTTCAAAGACGCGGGTTTCGCGCCGCTGCCGCGGCTCGTCCTCTCCCTCGACGTGAACCGCTTCTCCGAGCGTCCGCCGAAGGGCGAGTAG
- a CDS encoding metalloregulator ArsR/SmtB family transcription factor: MTKHRAFKDAVYEQLGRVGRAVGSPRRIELLELLCQAPRTVEVLAELTGQSVANTSHHLQGLRRAQLVEAERAGLYVTYRVADEEVCRFVVALRQLADARLAELEQVTRQFLTAEDLEETDLKQALSRARRGEVLLLDVRPAEEYRAGHLPGALSLPLAELQARLAELPRKTPILADCRGRYCVLAVEAVRKLRRQGYQAVRLAEGVPDFRARGLALRSGAEP; encoded by the coding sequence GTGACCAAGCACCGCGCCTTCAAGGACGCCGTCTACGAGCAGCTCGGTCGGGTCGGCCGGGCGGTGGGGAGTCCGCGCCGCATCGAGCTCCTCGAGCTCCTCTGCCAGGCCCCTCGGACCGTGGAGGTGCTAGCCGAACTGACGGGACAGAGCGTGGCCAACACCTCGCACCACCTGCAGGGGCTGCGGCGCGCGCAGCTCGTCGAAGCCGAGCGGGCGGGGCTCTACGTCACCTATCGCGTTGCCGACGAGGAGGTCTGCCGCTTCGTGGTGGCCCTCCGGCAGCTCGCCGACGCCCGCCTCGCCGAGCTCGAGCAGGTGACGCGCCAGTTCCTCACCGCCGAGGATCTCGAGGAGACCGATCTGAAGCAGGCCCTCTCTCGCGCGCGCCGCGGTGAGGTCCTGCTGCTCGACGTCAGGCCGGCCGAGGAGTACCGCGCCGGTCACCTCCCGGGGGCGCTTTCGCTGCCGCTGGCCGAGCTCCAGGCCCGCCTCGCGGAGCTTCCGCGCAAGACGCCTATCCTGGCCGATTGCCGGGGACGCTACTGCGTGCTGGCCGTGGAGGCGGTGCGCAAGCTCCGACGACAGGGCTATCAGGCGGTGCGACTCGCCGAGGGCGTGCCGGACTTTCGCGCGCGCGGCCTCGCGCTGCGCAGCGGCGCCGAGCCTTGA
- a CDS encoding molybdopterin-dependent oxidoreductase, producing the protein MPPERHVGKPGRKVDATDKVLGRTRYTADLSLPRMLACKLLRSPEPHAVLEGVDASAALAMPGVVAVLTGQDLPIPFGLFPISMDEHALCTDRVRFVGDPIAAVLAEDEELAEAGARALRPTLRPLPPVRSIEEAVAPTEHKIHDYVPVANIHRLAAMEFGDIEQALAGSSHVREDLFFYGGNTHLALEEHAALAEWSPDGRLTVWASTQTPHYLHRALVRVLELPFARIRVIAPPTGGGFGGKTEPFGHELVVAKAAMLTGRPVKIVLTREEVFACHRGRHPTLLSMRTGVDAEGRIQGIHVRTILDGGAYGSYGVASTYYTGALQTVTYQVPRYRFDGARVFTNKAPCGPKRGHGTPQGRFALEVQLDKLAEELSLCPAELRRRQLAPAGSTTANFLQIGSMGLGPCLEAVYAASGFRDKHGQLPFGRGVGIACSSYLSGAGRAIYRNDLPHSGASLKLDRGGGVTVYCGTTEVGQGSETVLATIAAEVLGVSPFDVRTVTGDTDLTPVDLGSYSSRVTVMAGRAVLQAAERAQELLRHAVAEKVQVAPEALVFADGRVFDAESPERGVTFSEAVHLAEKTHGTLVTAGSYAPPETPGTYRGAGVGPSPAYSYSAAVVEVTVDAETGIVRPVQVWVAHDVGRCINRQSVLGQVEGSVYMGLGEALMEEMAYLPKRGMLHRRPSLLQYKSPTSVDMCPIETFLIEEPDPEGPYGAKEVGQGPLLPIPPAVACAVYDAVGVRIDEVPITAEKVLKALTAKRAGKEPRVGPKAMPAVPWPTPEKVPPPWEGGDGSALPRPPKEKR; encoded by the coding sequence ATGCCCCCGGAACGGCACGTCGGAAAACCCGGCCGCAAGGTGGACGCGACGGACAAGGTGCTCGGCCGCACGCGCTACACGGCCGACCTGAGCCTGCCGCGCATGCTCGCCTGCAAGCTCCTGCGGAGCCCCGAGCCGCACGCCGTGCTCGAAGGCGTGGACGCGAGCGCGGCCCTGGCCATGCCGGGGGTCGTGGCCGTGCTGACGGGTCAGGACCTGCCCATCCCCTTCGGTCTCTTTCCGATCAGCATGGACGAGCACGCGCTCTGCACCGACCGCGTGCGCTTCGTCGGGGATCCGATCGCGGCCGTGCTCGCCGAGGACGAGGAGCTCGCCGAGGCCGGCGCGCGCGCCTTGCGCCCGACGCTGCGGCCGCTCCCCCCGGTGCGCTCGATCGAAGAGGCCGTCGCCCCCACCGAGCACAAGATCCACGACTACGTCCCGGTGGCCAACATCCACCGGCTCGCGGCGATGGAGTTCGGGGACATCGAGCAAGCCCTGGCCGGCTCGTCGCACGTGCGCGAGGACCTCTTCTTCTACGGCGGCAACACGCACCTCGCGCTGGAGGAGCACGCGGCGCTCGCCGAATGGTCTCCCGACGGACGGCTCACGGTCTGGGCCTCGACGCAGACCCCGCACTACCTGCACCGCGCGCTCGTGCGGGTGCTCGAGCTCCCCTTCGCCCGCATCCGCGTCATCGCCCCTCCGACGGGGGGCGGCTTCGGCGGCAAGACCGAGCCCTTCGGCCACGAGCTGGTGGTGGCGAAGGCGGCGATGCTCACGGGGCGGCCGGTGAAGATCGTGCTCACCCGCGAGGAGGTCTTCGCCTGCCACCGCGGGCGGCACCCGACGCTGCTCTCGATGCGCACCGGCGTGGACGCCGAGGGGCGCATCCAGGGGATCCACGTGCGTACGATCCTGGACGGCGGGGCCTACGGCTCCTACGGCGTGGCGAGCACCTACTACACGGGCGCGCTCCAGACCGTGACCTATCAGGTGCCGCGCTATCGCTTCGACGGCGCGCGGGTCTTCACCAACAAGGCGCCCTGCGGGCCGAAGCGCGGCCACGGCACGCCGCAAGGGCGCTTCGCGCTCGAGGTGCAGCTCGACAAGCTGGCCGAGGAGCTCTCGCTCTGCCCGGCCGAGCTCCGCCGCCGGCAGCTCGCCCCCGCCGGCAGCACCACCGCCAACTTCCTCCAGATCGGCTCCATGGGCCTCGGACCCTGCCTGGAGGCGGTCTACGCGGCGAGCGGCTTTCGCGACAAGCACGGCCAGCTCCCCTTCGGCCGCGGGGTGGGGATCGCCTGCTCGAGCTACCTGAGCGGCGCGGGGCGCGCGATCTACCGGAACGACCTGCCGCACTCGGGAGCCAGCCTGAAGCTGGACCGCGGGGGCGGAGTGACCGTCTACTGCGGCACCACCGAGGTGGGCCAGGGCTCGGAGACGGTGCTCGCCACCATCGCGGCCGAGGTGCTCGGCGTGAGCCCCTTCGACGTGCGCACGGTGACGGGAGACACGGACCTGACCCCCGTGGACCTCGGCAGCTACTCGAGCCGCGTGACGGTGATGGCAGGCCGCGCGGTCCTGCAGGCCGCCGAGCGCGCGCAGGAGCTCCTGCGGCACGCGGTGGCCGAGAAGGTCCAGGTCGCGCCCGAGGCGCTCGTCTTCGCCGACGGGCGCGTGTTCGACGCGGAGAGCCCTGAACGGGGCGTGACCTTCTCCGAGGCGGTGCACCTGGCGGAGAAGACGCACGGCACGCTGGTCACGGCCGGCAGCTACGCCCCTCCCGAGACCCCCGGCACCTATCGCGGCGCCGGCGTCGGCCCCTCCCCCGCCTACAGCTACAGCGCGGCGGTGGTCGAGGTCACCGTGGATGCCGAGACGGGGATCGTGCGGCCGGTGCAGGTCTGGGTGGCCCACGACGTGGGCCGCTGCATCAACCGGCAGTCGGTCCTCGGCCAGGTAGAGGGCTCCGTCTACATGGGCCTCGGCGAGGCGCTGATGGAGGAGATGGCCTACCTGCCCAAGCGCGGGATGCTGCACCGGCGGCCGAGCCTCCTGCAATACAAGAGCCCGACCAGCGTGGACATGTGTCCCATCGAGACCTTCTTGATCGAGGAGCCCGACCCCGAGGGGCCGTACGGCGCCAAGGAGGTGGGCCAGGGACCGCTCCTGCCCATCCCGCCGGCGGTGGCCTGCGCGGTCTACGACGCGGTGGGCGTGCGCATCGACGAGGTGCCGATCACCGCGGAGAAGGTGCTCAAGGCGCTCACCGCAAAGCGCGCTGGCAAGGAGCCCCGCGTGGGCCCGAAGGCCATGCCCGCCGTCCCATGGCCCACGCCCGAGAAGGTGCCGCCCCCCTGGGAAGGGGGGGACGGCTCCGCGCTCCCTCGGCCGCCGAAGGAGAAGCGCTGA
- a CDS encoding (2Fe-2S)-binding protein, with the protein MSQPTSDATSRAATRTIVELRVNGRPMSVLVATHRTLLELLREDLGLTGTKHACELGECGACTVLLDGTPVLSCLTLAVACAGREVTTVEGLAHGPTLHPLQEAFAELGAAQCGFCTPGTLMTARALLEENPSPTRQAIAEALSGNLCRCTGYAKIHEAVELAARRSTEK; encoded by the coding sequence ATGTCCCAGCCGACGTCCGACGCCACCTCTCGCGCAGCGACGCGCACGATCGTCGAGCTGCGGGTCAACGGGCGCCCGATGAGCGTGCTCGTGGCCACGCACCGCACGCTGCTCGAGCTCCTGCGCGAGGACCTGGGGCTGACCGGCACCAAGCACGCCTGCGAGCTCGGGGAGTGCGGGGCCTGCACGGTGCTCCTCGACGGCACGCCGGTGCTCTCGTGTCTCACGCTGGCCGTGGCCTGCGCCGGCCGCGAGGTCACGACGGTGGAGGGGCTGGCCCATGGCCCCACGCTCCACCCGCTGCAAGAGGCCTTCGCCGAGCTCGGCGCCGCGCAGTGCGGCTTCTGCACCCCGGGCACCCTGATGACGGCGCGCGCGCTCCTCGAGGAGAACCCGAGCCCCACGCGGCAGGCCATCGCCGAGGCGCTCTCGGGGAACCTCTGCCGCTGCACGGGCTACGCGAAGATCCACGAGGCTGTGGAGCTCGCCGCCCGCCGCTCCACGGAGAAGTGA
- a CDS encoding FAD binding domain-containing protein, which translates to MLRLPPFEFCVPTSAAEAVALKAELGESASYVAGGTDLFPNMKRRQQEPTRLIPVGALPELRGIRRLPSGELFVGASETLAQVAASPLVKEHAPALARAAGLVASPLLRNMGTVGGNLCLDTRCNYYDQSYEWRQALGFCMKKEGEICWVAPSSPRCWATSSSDTAPVAVALGAELDLLGPDGETRIPAAGFYADDGMRPFTKHPDALLLGLRVPSQAGAQATYLKVAPRGSIDFPVLGVAAYVKRIAQDAPVTEARIVLGAITSYPLLIPAAAAALVGKPLSPETIAQAAQAAALAARPLENLDEPASWRKNVTQVHVRRALEALGA; encoded by the coding sequence ATGCTCCGGCTGCCTCCCTTCGAATTCTGCGTGCCGACAAGCGCCGCCGAAGCGGTTGCGCTCAAGGCCGAGCTCGGCGAGAGCGCGAGCTACGTGGCCGGCGGGACAGACCTCTTCCCCAACATGAAGCGGCGGCAGCAGGAGCCCACGCGGCTCATCCCGGTCGGCGCGCTCCCCGAGCTCCGCGGCATCCGGCGTCTTCCGTCGGGAGAGCTCTTCGTGGGCGCCTCGGAGACGCTCGCGCAGGTCGCAGCGAGCCCGCTCGTGAAGGAGCACGCCCCCGCGCTGGCCCGCGCCGCCGGGCTCGTGGCCAGCCCGCTCCTGCGCAACATGGGGACCGTCGGCGGGAACCTGTGCCTCGACACCCGCTGCAACTACTACGATCAGAGCTACGAGTGGCGGCAGGCCCTCGGCTTCTGCATGAAGAAGGAGGGCGAGATCTGCTGGGTCGCCCCCTCGTCTCCGCGCTGCTGGGCCACCTCCTCGAGCGACACGGCCCCCGTGGCCGTGGCCCTCGGCGCCGAGCTCGACCTCCTCGGCCCCGACGGCGAGACGCGGATCCCCGCGGCGGGCTTCTACGCCGACGACGGGATGCGCCCCTTCACCAAGCATCCGGACGCCCTGCTCCTCGGGCTGCGTGTGCCGAGTCAGGCCGGCGCGCAGGCCACCTACCTGAAGGTGGCCCCGCGCGGGAGCATCGATTTCCCGGTATTGGGCGTAGCGGCCTATGTTAAACGCATAGCGCAAGACGCCCCTGTGACCGAGGCGCGTATCGTGCTCGGCGCGATTACCTCCTATCCGCTCCTCATCCCCGCGGCGGCCGCCGCCCTGGTCGGTAAGCCGCTATCCCCCGAGACCATCGCCCAGGCCGCCCAGGCCGCCGCCCTCGCCGCCCGCCCCCTCGAGAACCTCGACGAGCCGGCCTCCTGGCGCAAGAACGTGACCCAGGTCCACGTCCGACGGGCTCTCGAGGCGCTCGGGGCGTAG
- a CDS encoding cupin domain-containing protein, protein MRMTKSDLPVVMEIPGAVLRLKGGFGEAAGLGKISGEYFSLSAGVDTTPLFQGLKGNQCQVPHWGYVLRGELTTTSATGEEETVKANDLFYWPPGHNVKVTADAEIVMFSPEHEHTKVIDHMREKVKAL, encoded by the coding sequence ATGCGCATGACGAAAAGCGACCTACCCGTAGTAATGGAGATCCCGGGTGCCGTCCTCCGCCTGAAGGGCGGCTTCGGGGAGGCGGCGGGGCTGGGCAAGATCAGCGGCGAGTACTTCTCGCTCTCGGCCGGCGTGGACACCACACCGCTGTTTCAGGGCCTGAAGGGAAACCAGTGTCAGGTGCCGCACTGGGGCTACGTCCTGCGGGGCGAGCTCACCACGACCAGCGCGACCGGGGAGGAGGAGACCGTCAAGGCCAACGACCTCTTCTACTGGCCGCCCGGCCACAACGTGAAGGTCACGGCCGACGCCGAGATCGTGATGTTCAGCCCGGAGCACGAGCACACGAAGGTCATCGACCACATGCGGGAGAAGGTGAAGGCCCTGTAG